The Erinaceus europaeus chromosome 4, mEriEur2.1, whole genome shotgun sequence genomic sequence CtatctattgacttcttaaaccctaagacagcaggaacctcccatttcctctttaGAGTcgatgtttctcccagtcctgggacctctagggtgggggtcactttcctgaatgcttctgtCAATTaataccaagtgatattgcatctgctgatcccaaactaatcaatgcaacgagtaccaccccaacatgcttcacttcacactgtgttcagaggcgtcaggcatggaatgtcaacccttcagcctcactactcgggtgagacctttactttcataggattctttaattccacttctggtggttcacttcctaacaaagtcccaaaacctagatatagaccaggtcccatgaaatagggcatatgttcacatgtatccataaattagggcaaaatatatacctgaaagtgaaagtgcacaatagtctgcagtgagtcagtatacgcagcaagtagaaagacctaaaaagataccataaagttcgTAATGAAATAgaatctacttagacttagataccctcctcacctacttcctattatacttccctcagtcactccaaagctaaccttattaaagtaaggactgcaaaagctgaataagggcaagagactggcatactttaatgataactctttagttactatcaggccacaccattacctgggccctagtcggggagtcctgagattcccaaacagacatgatgggcctagacctcaaataaatccctctctccattgttattggtcattcctctcaggaacaacacaacagacccctttgtgggccctcataggaccttgccctcaatgtggatcaacaacagcagagaattttccatcctcctaagggaggctggacaacatactctatgctccacctgaagaagatgggtcctgaaattgaggcatctTGGaatatttctactcatgaccacagaatgtgagcttagatctacagggatgcagaggtcacataggctcctaagctgaatatgggccccagatcacatcaaatctatggggtttaccatcaacaatatttatacctttcccatatttgggagctactctcttccctgatgcaactttctggtcctttttccagctatgacatcatctccccagacaataacttggatccacctgcatatcagatgtcaggctcagaaaaaacaagcaaacaaacaaacaagtatagtcatgggccctttggaatataactaaaataggcctactacctatctacaaaatggagaccccccactcatcatctgaactattctagcctttaggttcatgactagtcaacaatttgtttggctttatatgttaactcttatttcagtcatcaggttccagatgccaagatgatgccaactggacttcccggggcagaggaccttaccaatgtgtcctgggttcCTGATTctgcagaaccccaccccactagggaaagagagagagacagggtgtgagtatggattgacctgctaacgcccaagttcagcagggaagcaattacagaagccatactttccaccttctgcaccccacaatgaccttgggtccatactcccagagggataaagaataggaaagctatcaggggaggggaggggatatggagttctggtggttggaattgtgtggagttgtacccctcttatcatatgtttttttgtcagttttttatttttacaaataagaattaacaaaaaaagaaacagtgcttgcttctttttgtttgtttgtttaagacagagataaacttgAGTGAGAAGGGGAGTTaataagggagaaagacacctataggatggctttaccacttgtgaagctttctcccagtaAGTGGAGacttaggtttgaacctgggtttttatttcatggtagtgtgtgcactcaaccagatataccACTACTTGGTCCCAGAATAATCCTGTCAGTCTTGGAAAAAGATCTAAGAGGTGTTGTAGGGCATTCAGTACAGGATAATACTGGAGATATTATATTTCTGTCTTTGTACTTAGGTCAAGGGTATATAGTCTATGACCATTCAAATACAGTGTTTCTAAAATTTGAATCAAGGATAGGTGACATGGAAATGAAGTTGTGGAAAAATTCTCTGATGATGGTGGCAGTGTGAGAAATACCTAGTTTTATCAGTAGTGTCAGCAGGCTAGTATAATCATTTAATTTCCAGGGCATGTAGCACCAATGGGTAAAGCTATTACATtgagttttaaaattttcttttcatttgaaatttttttagtattttattcatttttattttaatgagaggaaggcatagaaagaaacacagaaatagcaatgcattgcacagctctggtttaagatagtgctggggactgaatctgggacctctgaacCTCAGTCAGGGAAGTCTttatgcataatcattatgctgtctccccaggcccagtttttaatatttctaagaaaaaattttaacgaggctctgcttagctctggctcattGTGGTACTGGGCTTAAACACACTGAGTGTCTAATTACAATGATTTTGGTCTACTCACATCATAGTTATATATATTGTTTTGACTATAGTATGGTCGTGAGCCTCTAAGTCAACTTTTCTAGCGCTTTTGAGAATTTTATGATCATACTCTTTCAgtaaatttcatttctttttgtcatAAAGCTATATGATGCATACAAAGTTAATTCCACATATATACAATCAGAATCAGATTGGTTCATTTTTGCATCGATTTTCTCCTCTACTCAGTATTATTTACATTGGTCTTTACATTCTCCAACAAAATTTTCTGATTTCTCTTACAAAGAAGAGTAAAAACTATATAGTaatttgtatgtttttttattaCAAATAAACCAGTAAATATACATTGATTGTAGGATGTCTTAAAATATCTTTCTCCCATTTCtaccttttatctttatttttgtctgTTAATTAATACATCAATGAAAATGATTGagctttaaaaacattattttaattttgttttatagaacagagagaaattgagaggagagggggagataatgagaaagagagagacacctgcagcattgcttcaccactgatgaagcttctctccataggtggggaccagaaggctGGAATTCAGGTCCTTGGCTATGGTAACATGTGTCTTGATAGTGTGCACCACCCTTTGCCCCCTCCAAAttattgatgttttttttaaaaaccagattTTAAGATATATTTGTGATGTGTGACTTAAAATATGGGATAtactaaatagataaatgaaggtCTTTTGGGTACTTGTGGACACAGAAAATAATCTGTTAGATCAGATATGAATTTTAAATCAAAAGTCACGAGGGCAAATGCTTTCTATTGCTGATGTGTAGGCAATTCTGCATATTTCAGAccaaataataacataaaataaaaaaatttaaatgaaaatcaaTAACCTCCTAGGCAGTTATGTGTAGACCTCTATGAAGATTTATACAAATATGTACATGGACATAAATAGAATTATACTTTTTACACAAAGGTAATAAACACAGATTATAAGATATGCATGCAGTATAGTCATGAAATAAAAATGTACAACAGGGGGTcgggggggtagcgcagtgggttaagcgcacgtggcccaaagcgcaaggaaagatctgggttggagcccccactctcccccccccacctgcaggggaggcgcttcacaggctgtgaagcaggtctgcaggtttctctgtcgttctctcctcctctctgtcttcccctcctctctccatttctgtctgtcctatccaacaacaacgacatcaataacaacaataataataatgaccacaacaatggtaaaacaactagggtaacaaaagggaaaaaatggcttccaggagcagtggattcgtagtgcagacacccagccctgaaaataaccttggaggaaaagaaaagcaaaacattAGGGTGAAAAATAGTCCAGCCTTGATTCTCACAAATCTCTAATTTGTATACTTTACTACATTCAGTTTAATTTATTCAACAAATTTACATTTATGTCatgatatttaattttaattttttttgccaccagagttatcactgggactggtgCCTGCATGATCCCAGCAGCTGCTTATTCTATAGAgatgagaaacagaaacagagagaaggcgaAACCCCTGCAACACAgttccatcacttgtgaaacatcccctctgAGGGCGTGGTGGGGGGGCATGAACTTGGGTCTTCATACttggtaatgtgtttgctctaccaagtgaatcactacccatttttaaaatatttatttatggggagagagagacagagagagacagaatacaAGAATAAAAACTAGAGcctcactctagcatatgccaataccagggattgaactcaagaccttatgcctGAGAATTTAATGTCGTATCTACTGCCCTCTCTACCGAGGTGCACCGCCATGATCTTTTTACCTCCAAGTCTTCATTATATATTTTGAAGTTCTCATTATTCTTATGTAAAATTCATCATTGCTCAAGACTTACGTTAAATGCTATCTTTTCCTTGAGCCTGTAGTTGGCTTTCTGAACCTTTACTGAAATCTTTGATTTTACATTTGCAATTATGATTTGAACATTTCATTACACTGTGACTTTATTTTCTATAGTTTTTCATGTGTGACAGTGTGACTACATAGTCTGCTCTAGAATGACAGCCCTGGGTAAATGCTTTTTTATTGCTCTCCTCCTGCTATCTTGCTATACTAATCTGAGCTATATGTAGTATCCTGATGATGCATTGAAATAATGATTTCATATTTGCATCACAATTTTCAGGGAATTTGCATAAAATATCTGGTCCCATTATTAATATCTTAGTGAGCTAAAATGGCTAAGACCTGTCATTATGTCACTAATAGAGCTTGTGGAAAGTTGGTAGGTGTCAACTTTAATTATTCCTTTAATAACAGCTTTGTGATTATGATGAGAATGAAAGCAATATCATTATTACTTACTTCTTGTTGAACTCTTTTCTTCCAGTATAAATCACTGAGAGATTTTTCTCTGGCCTAGAACCTTCCTTAAAGCTGTCTTCAGCTCATTGTTCCTTAGACTATAAATAAAAGGATTCAACGCTGGGGCTATGACCATGAAAATCACTGATGCAGCTGAATCTTTCTTGGTTGGATGATTGGATGAGGGGCTCATATAGACACCCGTAATTGCTCCATAGAAAAGAATGACCAAAGCAAGGTGAGATCCACAGGTGGAGAAAGCCTTGAATTTTCCTTGGGTAGAAGGGATTTTCAtcacagcagtaacaataaggCAGTAGGATGCCAGGATACAACCTGAAGGTATCACAAAGATCAACCCTATGACAGCCAGAACCATGAGCTGATTAAGACTGGTATCAGAGCAggatagagggaggagagagttGATATCACAGAAGAAATGGTGGATGACATTGTCAGAGCAGAAGTGCAGACGGGCCATCATAAGGGTGTGCAGGAGAGGGTTTAAAGTGGCAACAGTCCAAGGTACAGCCACtagagaggcacagagatgcTGGCTCATAATTGTGGAGTAGTGCAGGGGGTGACAGATAGCCACATATCTGTCATATGCCATCACTGTGAGAAGGAAATTGTCCATGTTGGCAAACATCATACAGAAATACATCTGAGTTAAACAACTGGAATATGAGATAGACTGAGTCTGTGTTTGGATGTTTAGTAGCATCTTGGGAACGGTAGCTGAAGGAAGGCAGATGTCTACTAAGGACAGATTGGCAAGGAGGAAATACATGGGTATATGAAGGTGATGGTTTGAGCCAATGGTGAGCAAGATTAGCATGTTTCCAAGTAGCCCTACTAAGTAGATACACAAAAAAAGTGCAAAAAGAAGTCCCTCCTGTCCTGGCCAAATTGAGAGGCCCAGGAGGAGAAATTCAGACACATTGGTTTggttttccttttccatttcttggaTATATCTACATGAAGATCCAGAGGGTAAAATTATTTTGACCAAGAAAAAATTTCCTTTGATATTTTATACACTAATCCCATTTGTTAAGTATTTTCTCTTTACATTGTCATTGCCTTTCTCTCACGGTTTCTCCCAAGCTTCATTGGACcttgaatgtctttccatttctttggttgtcttttttttttattaatctgcTGTTACCATCCAAAACTTTTAAGGAATCTATCTTTTAATAGGGAgaaaatttcttcctttttataatgTTAATACCAACTTGTTACATTCTGCACTGTGTGTGGCTGATTACTACtattaaacaaatacatttttaacatCTACCACAACTAAGACATCATTTTAGACATTAGGAAGTAATGGTGAATAAAGGAGATGTAATACTCTTAGGGAGTTTTATTTACTGTCATTTAttgagaaaatacaaaaaaaaagagaaaaaaataatttgtagaaacaaaaaaatataatagTGGTTACCAGAGGGCTGTGTGGCATTGGAAAATGGAGTAATATTGTTCTAACAGTACAAAGCTGTAATTGTATAGAATGAATAAATCTAAAGACCCAATGTATTTGGTCTGATGCTTATACTTAATGTTATATTAAGCACAAGGAATAAATTCACAAAGTATAGTTCAAATGTACTCATTACACAAAGAGAGATGATGACATGGTAACTATTTAAAGAGATAATTTAGCTTAACTATAATAATAAGTCATTGCTCTatacttttatgtattttatatccACACACCTATATGCATGTACATATCTATGAAGTTGTCATATTGTATACCTaagtacacatatattttaaaaaataattcttttttattatctttatttatttattggatagaagcagccagaaattgagaggagagtctAGTGGTAATAACCAAAAGAAATGAAGTAGCTTTAGCAGACTATTTTTAGTGACTGAATAATAAAAATGTGAGACTGAATAGATGAGACGTATttggtatatgtatatttaattgGAGAGAGACATTGGACTCCAGAGAACATAGACCATAATGAGAACTCCCTGGGGATTCACAGATATAATTAAGTATCTTTCCACAGGCTTCAGACATTTTAGTATTAGTTAAAGTAACGTCTATTTGTTAACATTTCTTTGTCTAAAGCTGATGTGATTCCTGAAATGGAAGTTAGAGTTGTTTATTATCACTTGGAATAGCAACTGCAATGTAAtaggctgaataatattccatttgtatacatataaacattgccccctttttttttttgcctccagggttattgcactattaatccactgctcctgaaggccgtttttcccattttgttgccctcgttgttgttgttggtattggatagtacagagagaaattgagagaggagggaagatagagagggggggagaaagataccagcagacctgctttacccctctgcaggtggggagccagggattgaacccggatcctttctcccatccttgtgcttctggccatgggcacttaacttgctgcactacttctTTTTTAACCATCTTTTTCAACTGCAGCTATATTTCCTccctagttgtctttcattttcatCCAAATTCTATTCTTAACTGTTACCCTAAGTTCTTTATAtgacttcttttcttttgctctttctctctcactctattccttttcttttcttttctcttcttttcttttcttttcttttctttctttctttctcccttcctttatttcttcctccccttctctctctctctctcgtttcttcctccatggttattgctagggctagtgcttacactacaaatgcactgatcctgtggcctttttttgattttttttttggataggacagtgagaaattgagaggtgaggggaagatagagagggagagaaaaagatagacacctgcagacctgcttcactgcttgtgaagctactaccTCTCTGCAGGAGAGGGGCCgcagactcaaaccaggatccttgtgcgagtccttgggctttgtactatgtgctgttaacccagtgtgccaccatcaggATCCCATCACCCTTAATTTTCCGTAGCTCAAAATATTTTCACTCTTATAAACatgatgaaataataaataatacaagaaatCAGCTGAGTAAATTCTATAGCTGTgtggaaataataaaatttttactactagaaaaaaagtaaagataagaCTTACCACTATCAAGTAATCTATGCCACACTAAATTTCTTATAGTTTATTACTCCTCACAATAACTCTATAATATAGGTTATATATTATCATTAGATAGACACTAAATTTGTCAGAGGTGGGATTTAAATTAAGGCTTCTTGATTTTAAATCTAGGCTAATTTTCTCTAAACCACTGCTGCATATAGGATTTTACACATTTGCAGAGAGAACTCTCATTAATTTATCAGTTATTTCATTCCACAAATAGTTTTTAGCTTCTATGTATTAGACAATGCCTGGTGGTCTTAAGTGAAATCTgaatttgtttttacttatttcagtaaAAATTTGCTTTATCTTTTTCCCTCAAACCTCCTCTGTCCCCCAAAATTGTACTTACCAGATGCTCAGATCAAGAACCTTCTGGGAAGACTTTCTCAAGGGTCAAGGGAAgaaatgagagaggcagactgctACTCTTCTTCCAGTATGTACAAAGATAAGGAATAAGGTCATTCTTGGGGAAAACATATCTGGTTCAGTGAGAACAGGAGTGGTCATAGACTCCCTTCTATAGAAATTTATAGCTTTTTTGCAACCCCTGGGAATTTAATCTTGGTAAGTTTCCTCTACTTCAATAATCACTACTTCATCTCCCTTGTGAATTTCTCAGCTCTAATCCTAGGGATAATGTATCTAcagggaaattaaaaaattaaaaggtctaGAAGTTGTTCATAAGCTTCCAGGAAGGGTTATTGTACatccctatctccaccttccaAAAGAACCCCAAACAGCAAATATCAAATATTGCATAAATAACATTTTCTGACAAGTTGATTTATACTTTAAGTATATAGTCTCTCTTCTGCCTGAAGACCTCTCCCAGCAACAGCATCCTTGAGTTTATAAATGTTCCATCTCCAGTGTTATCCAAAGTAGAGATGTTTTGTGACAAACAAGGTAAGATAATAGGTACATGGTCAGGATTCACTGGTTATCATAACTATATATTCCATTCCCATGAAAAATAGCCTGATACAACGTGTTAATGACCACTTAAAGCCTTTACTAATGTATCAGTTTGGGGAATAAACATAGGAATTTTAGGATACTAATTTCAGAATTCTGATAAATGATCAATATATATCATAGTAGCCTCACAGCTAATGTATGTTGGCAAATGCCAGAGAGTGTATATGGGTTCATTTTCAGCTAATGTAAAGCTTAGTGGCTTAAAACCACATCTAACTACTAACCTCGTCATTATGTGGACAAGTAATTTGGGTCCCCCCCTCAGCTAGATAGTTCTTCTGGTTTTGACTAGACTCAATTaaatgcatggcaaggcattACCTTAATCAGTGAGATATCTCTTGGTTGTCTCAGTAtaattctttaaattaaaaaaaaatttttatttattttcccttttgctgcccttgtttttttattgttgtagttattattgttgttgttattg encodes the following:
- the LOC103127476 gene encoding putative olfactory receptor 1F12P, which encodes MEKENQTNVSEFLLLGLSIWPGQEGLLFALFLCIYLVGLLGNMLILLTIGSNHHLHIPMYFLLANLSLVDICLPSATVPKMLLNIQTQTQSISYSSCLTQMYFCMMFANMDNFLLTVMAYDRYVAICHPLHYSTIMSQHLCASLVAVPWTVATLNPLLHTLMMARLHFCSDNVIHHFFCDINSLLPLSCSDTSLNQLMVLAVIGLIFVIPSGCILASYCLIVTAVMKIPSTQGKFKAFSTCGSHLALVILFYGAITGVYMSPSSNHPTKKDSAASVIFMVIAPALNPFIYSLRNNELKTALRKVLGQRKISQ